CGGGGAAATGCTCGTCTTTAACATCCGTCGGCGTTTTTGTTTCTTTCAGGGCTTCAACAATACTTTCGGTTGTAGGTTGGGAAGTACCCTGTGAGAGAGGTGAAATCGCCGTGTCGAGGTGGTCAACTCCTGCCTGTGCCGCCGCGTAGTAGCTAATGGGAGCCAATCCTGCACTGCAATGGCTGTGGAGACAAATCGGCAGTTTAATCTCTTTTTTCATTTTTGTGACCAGATTGTATGCCGCAGTCGGTGATATCAGGCCCGCCATGTCTTTAATGCATATTATGTCGACACCGAGGTTTTTCAGCTGTTTGCCTACATTGACGAACGTGTCCAGAGTGTGAACCGGGCTGATTGTGTAATTTACAGCTCCCTGAACAATCGCCCCGCAATTTTTAGCCGTTTCGATGGCTTTTTCCATGTTTCTGATATCGTTGAGAGCATCGAATATCCTGAAAACATCAATTCCGAGATCAAACGCTTTTTTGACAAATCTCTCGAGAATATCGTCCCCGTAATGCCTGTACCCTACAAGGTTCTGACCTCTGAGAAGCATCTGAAGGTGTGTGTTTTTTACCTTTTTTTTGAATTCCCTTATCCTGTCCCATGGACTTTGCTTCAGATATCTCAGGGCAGCATCAAAGGTCGCCCCACCCCACATTTCGAAGGACCAATAACCCATCTGATCCATCTTCTCGAGGATGGGGATCATGTCTTCTGTCCTGAAACGGGTCGCCATCAAAGACTGATGAGCGTCCCTGAAAACGGTCTCTGTAATTTTTACTGACATTTTCACTCCATTCCTATCAAAGGTTCACCCGCCATGACGCTTTGTCCTTTCGAGCAGAATATTTCAGTAACTTTTCCGTCATCATTCGCGTTGATCGCGGTTTCCATTTTCATCGCTTCGAGTTTGAGAAGCAAATCGCCCGTTTTCACTTCATCGCCTATTTTTACATCAATTGACAGAATGGTACCTGACATAGGCGCCGTTACTTTTTTTCCTTGTCCCGAAGACTTCGGTTTTTGAGTTTCGATTTTTGAAACAGTCTCTCTTGGAACAATTTGGGGAGAAGGAGGGATGTACGGTTTGTTTAACTGAGCGACAGTTCTTATCTGTTCAGGTGAAGTTACTTCTTCGACCTCTACTTCGAATTTTTTTCCTTTGAACATAATTTCATATTTTCTCTTCATTTCTTCCACCCTCTCTTCAATGAAAATTTTTGGGACAACACCATTTGACGTCTTGTTATGCCCCAAAGATTTATATCACTCGTGTGAACAGGTTTTATTGAAAGGATCTTGCAGGCTATCCTCTCATTTTTGAAATATTCCGAAAGGGCCGCAAAAATGAGAACAAATTTTTCTTCAGGTATTTCTTTCATATCGTCTCCTCACAGCGGCATGTTATCGTGTTTTTTTGAGGGAAGAGAATCCTGTTTCGTGACGAGAATTGACAGAGCACTCGCAAGTCTCAGTCTCGTTTCTTCAGGAAGAATGATCATGTCGACGAGGCCTTTTTTCGCCGCTTCGTAAGGATTAGTCGCGGTAAAAGTATATTGTTCTATTAATTCCTTTCTTTTATCTGCCGGATCTGCCGCGGCATTTATGGCTTTGCTGAAAATGACATCAACGGCGCCTTCGGCACCCATAACAGCTATTTCAGCCTGAGGCCAGGCCATCACAAAATCGGCTCCTAGGTCTTTATTGCACATAGCCACCGAGGCGCCTCCGTAAGACTTCCGAAGGGTTACGTTAATTTTGGGTACAGTCGCCTCCGAATACGCGTAAAGCAATTTAGCTCCGTGCCGTATAATCCCTCCGAATTCCTGCGTTTTACCCGGCAGAAACCCAGGTGTGTCAACGAAAGTTACGATGGGGATATTAAAAGCGTCGCAAAACCTTATGAATCTCGCGGCTTTGTCCGATGAGTTTATGTCCAGGCATCCGGCGAGAACCTTTGGCTGGTTTGCGACAATACCTGCTGAAATACCTGCTATGCGGGCAAACCCGATCACCATGTTCTGCGCATACAGCGGCTGAACCTCGAAAAAATCACCGTCATCGACTATTTTTTTTATAACCTCGACGACATCGTAAGACTGTTTGCTTTCGGTCGGAACCAGATATCTCAAGTCCATGTCGGCGCGGTTTATGTCGTCGCCTGAGTTGTGATATGGAGGATCATCCATGTTGTTCGAAGGTATATAAGACAGGAGTTTTTTTACCATTTCGAAGCATTCTTCTTCGTTCTGAGCTATGAAATGTCCGTTTCCGCTCACTGCGTTGTGAGTGTATGCGCCTCCGAGTTCTTCGGAGGAGACGTCTTCTGCAGTGACCGCTTTTATGACTTTCGGTCCCGTTATGTACATGTTGCTCACGCCGTCGACGAGAAAAACGAAATCCGTCAGAGCCGGACTGTAAACCGCTCCGCCTGCGCAGGGTCCGAGTATTATACTGATCTGCGGTATAACTCCCGAGCTTCTTGAATTTCTGAAAAATATCTGACCGTAGCCGTGAAGTGAATCGACTCCTTCCTGAATTCTCGCGCCTCCCGAATCGTTTATCCCGATTACCGGAGCTCCAGTTTTGAGAGCAAGATCCTGAATTTTAGCAATTTTTAACGCGTGCATTTCGCCGAGAGCGCCGCCGAAAACAGTGAAATCCTGAGAAAAAACGTAAACGAGCCTTCCGTTGATAAATCCGTATCCTGTCACGACCCCCTCACCGGGCAGTTCTTTTTCCTTCATGCCGAATTGTTCGGCTCTGTGGTGTATGAGCATGTCGGTTTCTATGAAGGAACCTTTGTCGAGAAGTAAAGACAATCTTTCTCTGGCCGTTTTTTTGTTTTTCGCGTGCTGTTTCGCGGCTCTCTGTCCGTCTATGTCAAGAACGATTTCTTTTCTGTCGACAAGGTCCTGAATCAACTCGTTTATGTTTTTCTTCATTCTACCCCCTTTCAGTCATTTTGAGATACGAGAGCCGCACCGACGAGTTTGCCGTCCTCTTCGAGTCTCATCAACCGCACGCCCTGCGTATTTCTCGCCGTTTTTCTTATTTCATTGACAGGGATTCTTATCACCTTCCCTGTCTGGCTGATCAGGATCAGTTCATCGTCCTCGGTTGGAGCGATGACAGTGACAACGTCTCCGTTTCTTTCACTTGTGTTTATTCCGATGACTCCCTTCCCTCCTCTGTGGTGGCGGGGATAATCTTCATCGTAAGTGAGCTTTCCAAAACCATTTTCACAAGCCGTGAAGATGAGTGTTTTTTTGTCTTCCTGCTTGTCTATCCTGACCATTCCCACTACATAATCCCCGTTGTCAAGTTTTATGCCTTTTACTCCTCCCGCAGTCCTGCCCATTTTTCGCACTTCTTTTTCACAGAAGCAAATTGCTTTTCCTTTGCGGGTTGCCAAAAGAATGTCGTCTTCTCCGTTAGTGACAGTGGCGTCTACAAGTTCGTCGTCCCATTCAAGAGAAAGCGCTTTTATACTGCGTTTTTGCGGTCTGGAAAACACATCGAGAGAACACTTTTTTACGTTGCCTTTTTTTGTCAACATCAAAATGAATTTATCCTTTGAAAAATCTCTGACGGACAAAACATTCTTTATGTTTTCTTTCGAGAGATCGAGTATGTTGGCAAGAGATCTCCCCCTGGCGTCTCTTGCCGCTTCAGGTATGTTGAAAACTCTCAGCCAGTGAAGTTTTCCCCTGTCTGTGAAACAAAGCAGGTAATCGTGTGTGGAAGCGACGTAAAGGTCTATCACATAATCCTCGGAATAGGCTTTGGTGCCTATCACTCCTTTTCCGCCTCTCGACTGCTGTTTGTAGGCTGAAACCGAAAGTCTTTTTATGTAACCTTTTTTTGTCAGGGTAATGACTACGTCTTCTTCCTGTATGAGATCTTCTATGTTTACTTCTTCAAGTTCGTCGTGTCTTATCTCGGTTCTTCTCTTGTCCCCGTAAACCGATTTAATCTGCCTGAATTCGTCTTTTAAAAGATTAAGAAGAAGCTGTCTCGATTCGAGAATGGCTCTGAGTTTGGCGATTTCTTTTATTAGTGAAAGATACTCGTCCTCGATTTTTTTCGCTTCCAGGGAAGTTAACCTTGCAAGTTTCATGTCGAGAATCGCCTGAGCCTGAATTTCGGTCAGAGAAAATTTTTTCTGCAGGTTTTTGTTTGCCGTTTCGGTGTCTGTCGATTTTTTTATCGTATCAATGACGGCGTCAATGTTCGCGAGCGCTTTTTTCAGTCCCTCGAGTATGTGAGCCCGTTTTTCCGCCTCCCCCAGTTCAAATTGCGTTCTCCTTTTTACAACTATTTCTCTGTGATCGAGGAAACATTTCAGCATTTGCCTGAGTGAGAGCGTTTTTGGAGCGCCGTCGACAATGGAAAGCATGAGACAGCTGAAAGAAGCCCTCAGCTGGGTGTGTTTGAACAGTTGATTGAGGACTATTCTCGAATCAGAATCCTTTTTTATGTCGACGACGATTCTCATGCCTGTTCTGTCCGATTCGTCTCTTATGTCTGAAATTCCTTCGATTTTCTTTTCTTTGACGAGTTCAGCTATTTTCATTATGAGAGCAGATTTGTTCACCAGATAGGGTATCTCGTCAATTATGATTTTTTCCTTTGAAGATTTTTTCGGTTCTTCTATATGCACTTTGGATTCGACTACGACTTGACCCCTTCCCGTAGCGTAAGCGGATCTTATGCCTTTTGTGCCGATTATTATCCCTCCCGTGGGAAAATCAGGTCCCGGGACAAGTTTGAGAAGTTTTTTGTCATCGAGTTCGGGGTCGTCAGTCAAAGCGATGCAGGCGTCTATTATCTCAGATATGTTGTGAGGCGGTATATTCGTGGCTATGCCGACCCCTATTCCGGACGATCCATTGACGAGGAGATTGGGGAATTTTGCCGGCAGAATAACAGGTTCCGACTGGGATCCGTCAAAATTCGGAATAAAATCAACCGTATCTTTATCTATATCCGCCAGAAGCTCGGCGGCTATTTTACCCAGTCGGGTTTCCGTGTATCTGTATGCCGCGGCAGAATCTCCGTCCACGCTTCCGAAATTGCCCTGGCCTTCCAGCAGAGGGTATCTCAGGGAAAAATCCTGCACCATCCTGACCAGTGTGTCGTAAACGGCCGCGTCTCCGTGAGGGTGAAATTTTCCAAGCACTTCTCCGACGACAGTCGCGGATTTCTTGAAGGGTTTGTTGTGATAAAGGCCAATTTCTTTCATCGCGTAAAGAATCCGGCGATGTACCGGTTTCAGCCCGTCTCTCACATCAGGAATGGCTCTTCCTATATTTACGCTCATCGCGTAATCTATGTATGAATCCTGTACTTCTTTCTCTATGCTTATAGGTTCCAAATTCTTTTGCACTTCTGTTCCTCCGTCATATATCAAGATTTCTTACTTTCATCGCGTTTTTCTCAATGAATTCCCTTCTGGGTTCAACGTCATCTCCCATTAAAATCGAAAATATCTCTTCCGCGTCTTCTGCGACTTCTATGGACACTTTCTTCATGACTCTTTTTTCGGGATTCATTGTGGTTTCCCATAGCTGTTCCGGATTCATCTCTCCGAGACCTTTGTACCTTTGCACTCCCGTCAGAGTTTTATCCGATTCCTGAATTTTTTTCAATTCTTCGTCGCTGAAAAGGTACCTGATCTCTTTAGAACCTTTGATTTTCACTCCGTAAAGCGGAGGCTGAGCTATGTAAAGATAGCCCGATTCTATGACCGGTTTCGCGTGTCTGAAAAAGAAAGTCAGTAAAAGCGTTTTTATGTGAGCGCCGTCAATGTCGGCGTCGGCCATTATTATGATTTTATTGTAGCGGATTTTCGTTATGTCGAACTCCTCAATGCCGATGCTTGTGCCCATCGCCGCTACGACAGTTTTGATGGCGTCGTTGGAAAGTATCTTATCCAGTCTCGCTTTCTCTACATTGAGGATTTTTCCCCTCAGAGGAAGAATTGCCTGAAAATGTCTGTCTCTGCCCTGTTTTGCGGATCCACCCGCCGAATCGCCTTCGACGATGAAAAGCTCCGAATTTTCCGGGTTTTCTTCGGAACAATCGGCGAGTTTGCCTGGCAGAGCGTCAGACATGAGAGCCCCTTTTCTCCTGACGAGATCTCTTGCCTTTCTCGCAGCCAGCCTTCCCCTGGCGGCATCGACGACCTTGCTCACAACCACCGTGGCGTCCTGGGGATTCTCTTCAAAATACCTCGTCATCGCTTCCCCGACAAATGATGAGACCATTCCCTTTATCTCGCTGTTTCCGAGTTTTGTCTTTGTCTGACCTTCGAATTGAGGTTGAGGAATTTTTACGGACACTATTGCCGTCAACCCTTCACGAACGTCCTCTCCGGAAAGTGAATCGAGATCCTTGACGGATTTGAAAAAGTTCTCTTTTTTGGCATAGTCGTTTATGACTCTCGTCAGCGCCTGTCTGAATCCTGTTAGATGCGTTCCACCTTCTTTCGTGTGGATATTGTTCGCAAAAGAAAACACTGTTTCGTTGTAGGTTTTATTGTATTCGAATGCCACCTCTATCGTGACGTTTTCCTGTACAGCGTTGAAATATATCACCTGATGCATTGGGGATTTAGTCTTGTCGAGGAATTTTATGAAGTCTTTAATCCCGCCGTTGAAAGAAAAAGACTGCTTTTTAGAATCTCCCCTCTCGTCTATTATATCAACGGTCAAACCGGGATTGAGATAAGCAATCTCTTTAAGCCTGGCTGTTATTCTTTCGAGCGAAAATACTGTGGTTTCAAAAATATCGGGGTCAGGAAGGAATTTAACTAAAGTTCCCGTTTTTTTACTGCCTGATTCCGACACGGCGATATCGGATACGGGAACTCCTTTTTCGTATTTTTGAACGTGATTCTTCCCGTCTCTCTTTACTTCGACCTCGAGCCATTTTGAAAGGGCGTTGACGACACTCAGGCCGACTCCGTGAAGTCCTCCCGACACTTTGTAGGTTTGACTGTCAAATTTGCCGCCGGCGTGAAGCACAGTGAGCACTATTTCGAGAGCAGATTTGCCTTCCTGCTTGTGAAAATCAACCGGGATGCCTCTTCCGTGATCCTCTACCGAAACCGAATTGTCTTCGTGAAGCGTCACTATTATCCTGTCTCCGTAACCGGCCATGAATTCGTCTATCGAATTATCAACGACTTCCTGGATGAGATGATGGAGTCCGTTGACATTCGAATCGCCGATATACATGGCGGGTCTTCTGCGGACCGCCTCAATGCCTTTCAGAATTTGAATGTGAGATGAGTCGTATGTTGAATCATTCTTTTTCATCTTTACTCCTCTTTTTCCGAACGGAATACCTTCGCTCCGATGAATTTGATTTTTTTTATCTTTCTGTTATCAGGAAGCTTTTTGTTCAATTTAT
This portion of the candidate division WOR-3 bacterium genome encodes:
- a CDS encoding pyruvate carboxylase subunit B, yielding MSVKITETVFRDAHQSLMATRFRTEDMIPILEKMDQMGYWSFEMWGGATFDAALRYLKQSPWDRIREFKKKVKNTHLQMLLRGQNLVGYRHYGDDILERFVKKAFDLGIDVFRIFDALNDIRNMEKAIETAKNCGAIVQGAVNYTISPVHTLDTFVNVGKQLKNLGVDIICIKDMAGLISPTAAYNLVTKMKKEIKLPICLHSHCSAGLAPISYYAAAQAGVDHLDTAISPLSQGTSQPTTESIVEALKETKTPTDVKDEHFPELITYFNSIREKYSNYWIELAERVDVRALIYQVPGGMFSNLVSQLEKQDAMDKFEDVLKEIPKVREELGWVPLVTPTSQIVGTQAAMNVLLGERYKVVIKEVKDLCRGLYGRTPAPIDKKIKKLAIGDEEVITGRPAETIGNEWEKVKKEIENVTQDEEDIISYALFPQPAREYFEYRKNPMQQKEKQEKDARNLFVPQSHPSRKFVISVEGEDYEVGVTEIGHYAYDAYED
- a CDS encoding biotin/lipoyl-binding protein, with protein sequence MKRKYEIMFKGKKFEVEVEEVTSPEQIRTVAQLNKPYIPPSPQIVPRETVSKIETQKPKSSGQGKKVTAPMSGTILSIDVKIGDEVKTGDLLLKLEAMKMETAINANDDGKVTEIFCSKGQSVMAGEPLIGME
- a CDS encoding acyl-CoA carboxylase subunit beta, whose translation is MKKNINELIQDLVDRKEIVLDIDGQRAAKQHAKNKKTARERLSLLLDKGSFIETDMLIHHRAEQFGMKEKELPGEGVVTGYGFINGRLVYVFSQDFTVFGGALGEMHALKIAKIQDLALKTGAPVIGINDSGGARIQEGVDSLHGYGQIFFRNSRSSGVIPQISIILGPCAGGAVYSPALTDFVFLVDGVSNMYITGPKVIKAVTAEDVSSEELGGAYTHNAVSGNGHFIAQNEEECFEMVKKLLSYIPSNNMDDPPYHNSGDDINRADMDLRYLVPTESKQSYDVVEVIKKIVDDGDFFEVQPLYAQNMVIGFARIAGISAGIVANQPKVLAGCLDINSSDKAARFIRFCDAFNIPIVTFVDTPGFLPGKTQEFGGIIRHGAKLLYAYSEATVPKINVTLRKSYGGASVAMCNKDLGADFVMAWPQAEIAVMGAEGAVDVIFSKAINAAADPADKRKELIEQYTFTATNPYEAAKKGLVDMIILPEETRLRLASALSILVTKQDSLPSKKHDNMPL
- the gyrB gene encoding DNA topoisomerase (ATP-hydrolyzing) subunit B translates to MKKNDSTYDSSHIQILKGIEAVRRRPAMYIGDSNVNGLHHLIQEVVDNSIDEFMAGYGDRIIVTLHEDNSVSVEDHGRGIPVDFHKQEGKSALEIVLTVLHAGGKFDSQTYKVSGGLHGVGLSVVNALSKWLEVEVKRDGKNHVQKYEKGVPVSDIAVSESGSKKTGTLVKFLPDPDIFETTVFSLERITARLKEIAYLNPGLTVDIIDERGDSKKQSFSFNGGIKDFIKFLDKTKSPMHQVIYFNAVQENVTIEVAFEYNKTYNETVFSFANNIHTKEGGTHLTGFRQALTRVINDYAKKENFFKSVKDLDSLSGEDVREGLTAIVSVKIPQPQFEGQTKTKLGNSEIKGMVSSFVGEAMTRYFEENPQDATVVVSKVVDAARGRLAARKARDLVRRKGALMSDALPGKLADCSEENPENSELFIVEGDSAGGSAKQGRDRHFQAILPLRGKILNVEKARLDKILSNDAIKTVVAAMGTSIGIEEFDITKIRYNKIIIMADADIDGAHIKTLLLTFFFRHAKPVIESGYLYIAQPPLYGVKIKGSKEIRYLFSDEELKKIQESDKTLTGVQRYKGLGEMNPEQLWETTMNPEKRVMKKVSIEVAEDAEEIFSILMGDDVEPRREFIEKNAMKVRNLDI